AGTCGTCCTTTCAAACGACCCAACGAGTGACGATGTCTATTTATAGAATAAGGACCGTGAAGAGATTATAGGCACAGATCGCACACACAGACTCACGCCGGTGGCAAATTAAATCGACAATGTTAGGGCGCCATAAATATCATTTTTGGAATAAGCGCCCCGAGCGACGTCTGATCTATAGAGTATCTCTCTTTGCCTattttcgtgttgttgtggtgcgtttttattctttatgcTGTTgggttttccaatttttctcttGCTCTCGTCGCTCGTTTTTCGTCCTTGCGCTGCTCTGACTTTTCCCTTCCGCTATACTACATCACCACTCGGCCATCAACAAACGATCTCTCTTCTGGAGAGGCGGGACGCGGGTTACATTTTCCAAACGTCATCGGCAACTTAGATATAATCTCTCTCAGGTGAATATGttaatgtttgatttttattatatagccAGTTATTGCGTTCGGCTGTTGTATACAGGGGCGACCATATAGGCTGAAAGCTGAGACGTTATTTCTAATCTGAGAGCACAGCACAGAGTTCTGGATCATTCAAGCTTTGAGACTTCACGGTTAAATTTGTCGTATAAAATTTCGCTGggatgggattttttttaagttttcggaaataacaaataaaacacgaaATTGATTTGAGATTCTTCCTGGAGTCGGATATGTATACATCCTTTGCTGATTGTATAGCTCTTAATAATGCGGTTATATGGCTCGCAAATTAACAAATTGCGGACAAGGATATAGTAGTTAGCAGGAATAGTCGTGCAGTTCAGTCCGATGGCTATAGTAAGTTTTTCCTTAACACGTGTCCCGCAACGTGAATGTGAAGGTTACTAGCTGCTGGAGTTGTTGTTACGGAGCTGCGCCGACGGAACGATTTGGAACGGTGCAGACGCGAGGACATTGTAAAACCATATCATCaagtaaatataaaaaggaaaagacagAAAACCTAAAGGCTGTATTGTCTTTGTCTCTTGTTTCACGAGTGCCCAAACACGAAAAGGGTGATCGATTCCGATTCCCATCTGTCCCTCGGCAAATGCACGACATGGGCGGTGCAAACATTTCATTCCGACCCCGGTGGCAGAATGCGCACAACAACAAATGTTGTTCCCTTTCGATGCAGGAATTCCGAGTCGCATTATTCGCCGGCCGCGATCCTGTCGCCGGTGGTTCACCTCCAAAACAGCTGGACTATGTGGAATAAAAACCgaaacggaattttttttttcttctgcggGAAGGTGATCGACGATTTCGAACCAGgtgaagaaagaattttttccttgGGGCTTTTAACCGCAATGTCAAAAATAACTTTGTCGATCaaatctgaaagaaaaaaagatggcctcgttgattaatttttaaaaatattgacagcagcagcagcagcggtttGGGTTTGGTGAATATTTACCATCAGTTACGAATGTGTATCCATCCAGGTGGAAATCATTGTTTTGCCAAGAAGTGACCTCATTCTGCTACATTTCAAACGACAATCGATTTGACAGGAAGGTGAGACCTTGAAATAGTGTCTCTTAAGGtcgaaaatatgtttttgagCGGAAAGCTCGTCTATACCTTTTATAGATATGGTGTAACGCCAGCCCGAAAgttgtctttttaaaaatcgtcacaaagaaacataaaaagaacaaacaatcCGGAAAGTAATGGCTTCCATCTCTGATTTAGCAATTTTGCGCACATGATCGATAAAATTCGAATAGCCTATTACAGAACATTTGGTGCATGTGTTCTTCGCCTGCTGGGGATCTACTAGTTGAATATCTGAGAAAATCGTTATCATAAAATAAGATTAGAGACAAATAGTAACCCCCCCTGAAGCCATGCTATTCGTTCACATCGTTGAGTAATATAATTCCAAACCAAAAGCGTGCgcgaatttaatttttcttatcagGATCATCGTCTTGGCTAGATACATTCATATCTAGTgacttcattttattattattactcgTACGGTTCAGGTGTTTTGGCCTACCTCAATCGAAATGTTGTGCGAAGATTGAGCTGAGCAGCTAGCAAAACAGTGAACGTCCAGCCATCTATCGTCGATGGGATTAGTGTAAAAAGgcaaagtttgaaaaagataaaacgaaACCAGTTATCAATGAAAAACTCGCACGTACTTTATCTTCAATAAAAAGGGGCAATTTCAACGGATTTCTAACACAAATGAGTATATCAAAACAAGAGATTATCAACTGTAAATAAACGCAAACCCGGAAATTAAACAGACGGCAGAggattttgtttaattattttcgaCAGCCaagggaaagagaaatggaaattgaCCTTCATTGGAATTCGGGTTTCAGCTGCCAGATCCCTTGGTTGTGGACATCTCTTGTGAAAATGCACAGCTGGTTGAGGAGGGCACGGAAGAGAGGAGCGCCCCGAAGGGGTAGCTTTCCGTCAAACTCGCTGAGGATATCGGTCGTTGTCACTTGGCCAGGTGTGACACCACGAAAGGCCACAAAGGATCGAATATTTTCGGTCATGGTGTGGTAGTCGACGCCCGTGGCGAATTCCAACGGAGCCGATTGCGTTTCCAAGATTAGCGACTCTTCCTCATTGGCAGATCGGAAAGAAGAGCCTGCTGCACAGTCATCTGCACTGTTGCCTGGCAAGCCCAGCAACCGGTTCCTCGCTTGCATTCGACTGAGCAAATCTTGTGAACTGAGAACCGCATTCGAACTTCCTGGAATCGGCAAATCAATGGCATCAACAGCTCCAGGTGATTCTTTCGACATTTCCGCATGGTGTGATGAAGTGCAAGCGCCGACAGATGGAAGAAcggatttctttttggcaCCAAAGCGAGGCTTCTTCCTGGAAACGATCAAATAAtaccaaataataatacataaaAACGCTGAGAGCTTTGAGCAATTTTGTACGTGTCTGTAGGGCCTGCAGGACGGACAGCTCCGCTTGTTCCAGTCCACGTAGGAATTCCTGCTTCGGCTCTGTAACAATTACGGCGAGAACTCTTTAAAACTTGGACCTAGAAGACACACCAATTGATTAGATCAAATATTAGAACGCCGTAATAGAAATGTCTTACAGCTTCTTTTGCGACTCGCTCCGCTTCACCTTCCACTAGCGCATAGTCTGGATCTCCGGCATCGATAATACTATCGTGGCGTAAGGCACTCATTACTCCTATTATCAaggaaaaccaataaaaaaataaggctTGGACAGTCGTCAAATTGAAAAGGATAATGCTACCTGTCTTGGCAAAGAGCCGTTGGAGAACATAGTCATCCTGGTTATTGGATGAAGTGGATGGAGTGCTGCCATCATCCAAATCGACAGCGACTGAATTGTGGCTACTCATTTTAACAACGTGTTTCACTTTCGCACCGTCAATTTTAATTcgcttcttttccttcttttctttggcttctCGTTTCTTCCGTCTCCGCTTTTCCTCTTCCGTCTCAGtcattttcgtcttttgtttttcgcgTTTGTCCAGCGATTTCTTCCATTCGagttctctcttttccctttcctttttccactGACGCATCCATTCGTCGTCGCTAGGCTTGTCCATTATGCCGGATGGCGGCCCGTCGTGCGGATTGGTCGCCACTTCCGAACCCGTTCCCGCAAAGATCGCTTCAGTCTCTGTGCACTGGTTGTCGGTATCTTTCAGAGTGAAGAGTTCGTAGAGGTCGTTCGATTTGAAGAAACGTCTTTGCTTGGGATCCTTGAGCACACGATTGGTGAGATATTGCTTGAAAATTTGGCGGTGGTAGATCTTTTCTTCGATGGTGCCAGATGTTAGTAAACGATAAATGGTGACGTCCTTTTGTTGGCCAATTCTCCAGGCGCGTTCACGGGCTTGAGTGTCGGTGGACGGATTCCAATCGGGGTCATATATAATCACTCGATTCGCACCTGTTCTTGACGGACgagaattaaattaaaaatgcataACGGTACCAAACAAGAGCAAATACGAGCAGACCTGTCAGATTCACACCCAAACCTCCAACACGTGTCGTGagcaaaaagacgaaaatatCTGCCGATTTGTTGTATTTCTCAATCATGGGCTGCCGTGATCCAATGCTGGTAGTTCCATCTAATCGTAAATAGTTGTAGCTTTGCTGTCGTATGAAACACTCCAAAATATCCAACATCTAAAAACAcggtttaaattaaataacaagTCACACACATGTACGAAATTTATCTCGACACTTACCTGTCTTGATtgagaaaaaagcaaaacacgGTGGTTCTGTTCTTTCCAGATTTTCAATAGAGATTCGACGACTAATAATTTCCCTGATCTTTCGACACATCCAAACTGTTTCTTGGGGTCACTCTCGTTGAACTGATCGTGTATCcatttaaaacattatttttatgtttttattctctttattctttatGAATTACCTCTTTCTTACAACCAGGAGGTCCACCGTCAAATAAATCCGGGTGGTTGCATATTTTCCGCAAGTTCGTGAGGCCGACAAAAATTTGCAAGCGTCCATCAATGATGCTCTTGATTTCCCCGGAATCCAAATAAGTTTGATATAACTGCCGTTGTTCTTGAGTTAAACGGCAAAACAACACCTGCAGTTGCAATTGTTAGAAAGCATCCAATCATTACGGCAAATGTTGTATCCCACCTGTTCGTTTTTGTCGGGTAATTGGAGATGATCTTTGACATCAGCTTTCATCCTGCGCAGAAGATACGGATTgatggtatccctcaaaactgtAGCGCACTTGTAGGCAGTAGCCACTTGAACTTGAGATGCATTAGAGTAACCGCCTAGGTTGGAAAATATCTGATTTAATAGTTTGCATTTACCCAAGATTATCTGCAGTTTTACCTTGTGTAATGGGAACCGCGAA
This DNA window, taken from Daphnia pulex isolate KAP4 chromosome 2, ASM2113471v1, encodes the following:
- the LOC124209768 gene encoding DNA excision repair protein ERCC-6-like codes for the protein MEEPNESPESVIASVVNENETPRVLPNFQINRDIIESVALENQSEELRSLGITVYDQSKFEESILRQVDDALEEQERHKKVINAKKILASKDGDKEKTVADKPLKIRKETEKEKMVRLGQMTPFGTVLGSSGKTTELTSFEKYMLEQEKLQNVKTKVSTRKGKTLKSPASVVNLSPGKNIVKRVAPKSPTKTSSKKGFHNLNESDSDYVPSDEESPKPKKPGGLQRKKRKQEIEKEWNTDDSNWEYSEDEETPKKRKSKKTSDRIVDDGNINDFRERLAVLPHFETENEDCEEFEGGYRIPLSIWNQLYNYQKVGVRWMYELRLQRCGGILGDEMGLGKTIQVVAFLAGLAHSKLLTRLSSYRGLGPVLLITPATVMHQWVKEFHKWYPPIRVAILHESGSHTGTRDALIKSINSSNGVLITSYTGVPQYSERLLELDWDYVILDEGHKIRNPDAQATLVVKQFRTSHRFILSGSPMQNNLKELWSLFDFVFPGKLGTLPIFLQQFAVPITQGGYSNASQVQVATAYKCATVLRDTINPYLLRRMKADVKDHLQLPDKNEQVLFCRLTQEQRQLYQTYLDSGEIKSIIDGRLQIFVGLTNLRKICNHPDLFDGGPPGCKKEFNESDPKKQFGCVERSGKLLVVESLLKIWKEQNHRVLLFSQSRQMLDILECFIRQQSYNYLRLDGTTSIGSRQPMIEKYNKSADIFVFLLTTRVGGLGVNLTGANRVIIYDPDWNPSTDTQARERAWRIGQQKDVTIYRLLTSGTIEEKIYHRQIFKQYLTNRVLKDPKQRRFFKSNDLYELFTLKDTDNQCTETEAIFAGTGSEVATNPHDGPPSGIMDKPSDDEWMRQWKKEREKRELEWKKSLDKREKQKTKMTETEEEKRRRKKREAKEKKEKKRIKIDGAKVKHVVKMSSHNSVAVDLDDGSTPSTSSNNQDDYVLQRLFAKTGVMSALRHDSIIDAGDPDYALVEGEAERVAKEAVQVLKSSRRNCYRAEAGIPTWTGTSGAVRPAGPTDTKKPRFGAKKKSVLPSVGACTSSHHAEMSKESPGAVDAIDLPIPGSSNAVLSSQDLLSRMQARNRLLGLPGNSADDCAAGSSFRSANEEESLILETQSAPLEFATGVDYHTMTENIRSFVAFRGVTPGQVTTTDILSEFDGKLPLRGAPLFRALLNQLCIFTRDVHNQGIWQLKPEFQ